The following are encoded together in the Zonotrichia albicollis isolate bZonAlb1 chromosome 10, bZonAlb1.hap1, whole genome shotgun sequence genome:
- the METTL21A gene encoding protein N-lysine methyltransferase METTL21A, with product MALVPYEEGGGWTARQLHSPWATFHFASRTIRLQQDWRRLGVAAVVWDAAVVLCAYLEMEGIDLRDRSVIELGAGTGLLGIVVTLLGARVTITDRAAALELLESNVQANLPPELRPRAVVKELTWGKDLDNFSPGAFDLILGADIVYLEETFAELLQTLEYLCSERTVILLSCRIRYERDLKFLRMLRERFSVSEVHYDSSKDVHIYKAQRGSRKDDL from the exons ATGGCCTTGGTGCCCTACGAGGAGGGAGGCGGCTGGACAGCGCGGCAGCTGCACAGCCCTTGGGCCACCTTCCACTTCGCCAGCCGCACCATCCGCCTCCAGCAGGACTGGCGGCGCCTGGGGGTGGCGGCCGTGGTCTGGGACGCG GCTGTTGTTCTGTGTGCTTATCTGGAGATGGAAGGCATTGATCTCAGGGATCGGTCTGTGAttgagctgggagctggaacTGGATTGCTGGGAATAGTGGTCACGTTACTAG GTGCCCGAGTTACCATCACAGACAGAGCAGCTGCACTGGAGCTCCTGGAGTCAAACGTGCAGGCGAACTTACCCCCTGAACTCCGTCCCAGAGCGGTGGTGAAGGAGCTGACGTGGGGAAAGGACCTGGATAACTTCTCTCCAGGAGCATTTGACTTAATCCTGGGTGCAGACATCGTTTATCTGGAAGAAACATTTGCAGAACTGCTGCAGACGCTGGAGTACCTGTGCTCAGAGCGGACGGTGATTCTCCTCTCCTGCCGCATCCGCTACGAGCGCGACCTCAAGTTCTTGAGGATGCTGAGAGAGCGTTTCTCTGTGTCTGAGGTCCACTATGACTCCAGCAAGGATGTTCATATCTACAAAGCACAGAGGGGTAGTCGCAAGGATGACTTGTGA